The genomic interval GCGGGCGACCTCAGCCGAGGTCGACCTCCGGGTACAGCGGGAAGCCGGCGACCAGGTCGGTGGCCCGCCGCGAGATCTCGTCGGCGACCTTCTCGTCGAGCACGTGCGACGCCTTGGACGGCGCTCCGGACTTGGTGGTGCCCGGCTCCGCGGTGGTGAGGACGCGGTCGATGAGACCGGCGACCTCGTCCATCTCCGCCGTCCCGAGCCCTCGCGTGGTCAGCGCGGGCGTGCCGATCCGGATGCCGGAGGTGTACCAGGCCCCGTTGGGGTCGGCCGGGATGGCGTTGCGGTTGGTGACGATGCCCGAGTCGAGCAGGGCCGCCTCGGCCTGCCGGCCGGTGAGGCCGTAGGAGGTGGCGACGTCGATCAGGTTGAGGTGGTTGTCGGTGCCGCCGGTGACCAGCGTGGCGCCACGGCGCATCAGGCCCTCGGCGAGCGCGCGGGAGTTGTCCACGATGCGCTGGGCGTAGTCCTGGAAGGCGGGCTGCCGGGCCTCGGCGAGGGCGACGGCCTTGGCGGCCATGACGTGCGGCAGCGGGCCGCCGAGGACCATCGGGCAGCCGCGGTCGACCTGGTCCTTCAGGGAGTCGTCGCACAGCACCATGCCGCCGCGCGGACCGCGCAGCGACTTGTGGGTGGTGGTGGTGACGATCTGGGCGTGCGGCACGGGGTCGAAGTCGCCGGTGAGGACCTTGCCGGCGACCAGGCCCGCGAAGTGGGCCATGTCGACCATGAGCGTGGCGCCGACCTCGTCGGCGATCTCGCGCATGACGCGGAAGTTCACCAGACGGGGGTAGGCGGAGTAGCCGGCGACGATGATCAGCGGCTTGAACTCCCGGGCGGAGGCGCGCAGGGCGTCGTAGTCGATCAGGCCGGTGGCCGGGTCGGTGCCGTAGGAGCGCTGGTCGAACATCTTGCCGGAGATGTTGGGCCGGAAGCCGTGGGTGAGGTGACCGCCGGCGTCCAGGGACATGCCGAGCATGCGCTGGTTGCCGAAGGCCTGGCGCAGTTCGGCCCAGTCGGCCTCGGAGAGGTCGTTGATCTGGCGGACGCCGGTCTTCTCCAGGAACGGCGCCTCGACGCGGTCGGCGAGGACGGCCCAGAAGGCGACCAGGTTGGCGTCGATGCCGGAGTGCGGCTGGACGTAGGCGTGGCGGGCGCCGAACAGCTCCTTGGCGTGCTCGGCGGCGAGCGACTCGACCGTGTCCACGTTGCGGCAGCCGGCGTAGAAGCGGCGGCCGACGGTGCCCTCGGCGTACTTGTCGCTGAACCAGTTGCCCATCGCCAGCAGGGTGGCCGGGGAGGCGTAGTTCTCGGAGGCGATCAGCTTGAGCATCTCGCGCTGGTCGGCGACCTCCTGCCCGATGGCGTCGGCGACGCGCGGCTCGACGGCGCGGATCACGTCGAGGGCGGAGCGGAAGGCGGTGGACTCGGGGGTGAGCGGCTGCTCGGCAGACATGGGGACCTCCGGACGTAGCGTTCGGCGTTCACGGTACGGATGGCCCAGGCGCACGGCACGTTCCTCCCGGGCCGCTCCCCGATGGTCGGTCCCATCCCAGCGCGCCAGTCACGGCCCGTGGGCCAGGTTACCGGGTGTGCCGGAGCGGCGCGGGGGGTGTCCGCGATGCGGGAGCCGCCCGCCCCTTTCGTCCGCCGGCTACAGGATGACGTGCGGCAGGAAGCGGGCGTACGCGTCGGTGATCAGGCCGGAGGACTCGCGGATGCCGAGACCCGCGGCCTCGTTCTCCACCACCCAGGCGCCGAGGACGACCCGGTTGCCGTCGAAGTCGGGCAGCGGGGCGAGCCCCTGGTAGCAGCAGGGCTCGTCGCGGGGCTCCGGGGCGGTGCCGGGCTGGTGCACGGTGACGCCGGCGCCCTCGCGGCCCAGCAGCGGCTTGGCGACCCAGCCCGTGGTGTCCGCCAGTTCGCGCGGGCCGTCGAGGTAGGCGGGGAGGAGGTTGGGGTGGCCCGGGTCGAGTTCCCAGAGGATCGCCAGCAGCGCCTTGTTGCTGAGCAGCATCTTCCAGGCGGGTTCGATCCACAGGGTGGAGCCGGTGCCGCCGCCGTTGTCGAGGGTGTCGAGCACATGGCCGGCGAAGCGGTCGGTGGTCAGCCACTCCCACGGGTACAGCTTGAAGATGCTGCGGATGAACCGCAGGCGGTTGTCGACGAAGCGGCCGGAGAGCCGGTCCCAGCCGATCTCCTCCATGGCGAGCCAGTCGGTCTCCAGGCCGGCCTGTTCGGCGGTCTCCTTGAGGTAGGCGACGGTCATCAGGTCCTCGCCGCTCTCGTCGCCGGCGGTGTGGGCGAAGTACAGCGGGCTGCCCGGCGGGAGCAGGGCGGACTGCTTCCTCCAGGCGTCGACGAGCCGTTCGTGCAGGGAGTTCCACTGGTCGGCGCCGGGGAAGCGCTCCTCCATCCAGAACCACTGCGGGGAGGCCGCCTCCACCAGGGAGGTCGGGGTGTCCGCGTTGTACTCCAGCAGTTTCGCCGGGCCCGTGCCGTCGTAGCGGAGGTCGAAGCGGCCGTACAGGGAGGGCAGTTCGTCCCTCCGGTGCCATGCCTCGGTGACCGCGTCCACGACCCGGGGGTCGGTGATGCCGAGATCGGCGAAGCGGCCCTCGGCGACGATGTGTCCGGCCGCCGCCAGGCTCATCGCGTGCAGTTCCTCGACGGTCTCCTCGAGCGCCTCGACCTCGTCCAGGGCGAAGACGTAGTAGGCGCTCTCGTCCCAGTAGGGGCGCAGGGAGTCGTCGGGGTAGCGGGTCAGCGGGTAGATGAGCCCCTGCTCCTCGACGGTCCGCTGCCAGCCGGGGCGGGGCTCGGTGGTGCGCCGTTCCACTGCGGATCAGCCCCCGCCGCTGCCGGAGCAGCCGAAGCCGCCCCGGTCGACGGCCTCGCTGCGGCTGAAGGTGCCGTTGCGGGCGTAACCGCTGCGGACGTCGGAGTCGTAGTACCACTCGGCGTCGGCGGCGCGGGACGACCGGCCCTTGCCCACGGAGCCGGAGGAACGGGAGCCGCTGGAGCAGTTCTTGTCGGAGACGACCTTGTAGCCGTCGCCGAGGGTGTAGCTGTCGCGGTCCACGCACCGCCGGTCCGGGTCGGACCCGCAGGCCGACAGTGCCGCCGCGAGTACTCCCATGCCGCCCAGCACCACCGTGCTGGACCGCAGTCGTCGCCGTGTCTGCGCCATGCCTTCCGCTCCCCCTAGGTGTCGCGCCGAATCGTTTCCGTGTCGTTTCCGTGTCGTCCCGGCTCGCGGCGGACAGCCTAGAGACCGTTCGGCCGGGCCGCACGGGAGCCCCCGGGCTCACCCGTTCCACCGCTGATGCTTTGTCACTCTTTGGTAGAAAATGACCGTTCAGTGCTCACGGGAGATCCCCAGGCGCCGGCCACGGGAGGGTGCGGGACCCCGGTCACGGGAGGGCGCGGAGCAGGGCCTCCAGGGTGCCGTTCCAGGCGTGGTCGGGCGGGGTGGCGTAGCCGACCACGAGGGCGTCGCCGGCCGGGGCGGTGACGCCGGGGTGGCGGAAGAAGTCCAGGCCCTTGACGGCGAGCCCCTGCCAGACGGCCGCCCGCTGGACCGCCTGCTCGGTGCCGGGCGGCAGTTCGAGGACCGCGTGCAGTCCGGCGGCGATGCCGGTGACGCGGACGTGCGGCGCCCGTTCGGCGAGGGCCCGTACGAGGGCGTCCCTGCGGCGGCGGTAGCGCAGGCGGGCGGCGCGGACCTGCCGGTCGTGGGCGCCGGAGGAGAGGAACTCGGCGAGGACGAGCTGTTCCACGACGCTCACCGTGCGGCCGCCGCCGTGCGCGAGGACGTCCGGCAGCAGCCACGGCGGCACCACCATCCAGCCCAGCCGCAGGCCGGGGGCGAGGGACTTGCTGGCGGTGCCGAGGTAGACCACCCGCCCGGGGTCGAGGTCCTGGAGGGCGCCGACGGGCTGGCGGTCGTAGCGGAACTCGCCGTCGTAGTCGTCCTCCAGGATCAGGCCGCCGGTGCGGCGCGCCCACTCGACCACGGCGGCCCGGCGCTCCGGGCGCAGCGCCCCGCCGAGCGGGAACTGGTGGGCCGGGTTGAGCAGCACCGCGTCGGCGTCGCCCGGGTCCCCGGCGCGGGTGCCGAGGTCGTCCCGGGCCAGCGGGACGGTCTCCAGGCCGGCGCGGCGGACCAGGTCCCAGTGCGCGTCGAGGCCGTACGACTCCACGGCGAGGGTGCGGGCGCCGCGGGCGCGCAGCACCTCGCACAGCAGCCGGAGGCCGTGTGCGAAGCCGGAGCAGACGACGACGTGCTCGGGGTCGGCGCGCACGCCCCGGACCCGGGACAGGTACCCGGCGAGGGCCTCGCGCAGTTCCGGGCGGCCGCGCGGGTCGCCGTAGCCGAAGGCGTCGTGGGGCGCGGCGGCGAGGGCGCGGCGGGTGGCCCGCAGCCACGCGGCGCGGGGGAAGGACGCGAGGTCGGGGGTGCCGGGCATCAGGCTGTACGGGAGCCGGCCGGGGGTGCGGCGGGGCGTGGGGGCCGCGGCCGGGCGGCCGGGGGCGGCGCGGTCGGCGACCCGGGTGCCGGAGCCCTGGCGTGCGGTGAGCCAGCCCTCGGCGACCAGGTCGGCGTAGGCGTCGGCGACGGTGTTGCGGGCGACGCCCAGGTCGGCGGCGAGGGAGCGGGAGGAGGGCAGCCGGGCGCCGGGGGCGAGCCGACCGCCGCGGACGGCCTCCCGCAGGGCGTCGGTGAGGCCGCGCCGCAGTCCGGGCCCGCGCGGGTCGAGGTGGAGGTCGATGCCGAAAGTGGCCCAGCGTTCCGCCATGGAAGTGGACCATACTCCTGGGCTGCCTCGCTCCTAGGGTCGACGGCATGACGCACACCGACACGACCGGGACGGTCCCCTACGCGGCGGAGGAGCCCGCCCGCCTGGAGTGGGCGAAGCACGCCCCCGAGGTCTACAAGGCGATGGTCCGGCTGGACGCCGCGGCCCGGCAGGGGCTGGACCCGAAGCTGGCCGAGCTGGTGAAGATCCGCGCCTCGCAGCTCAATCACTGCGCGTTCTGCCTGGACATGCACACCAAGGACGCCCTCGCGGCGGGCGAGAGCGTCGAGCGGATCGTCCAGCTCGCCGCGTGGGAGGAGTCGCGGCACTTCTACACGGAGAAGGAGCTCGCCGCGATCGAGCTGACCGAGGCGGTCACGGTTCTGGCTGGGGGCGCCTCCCAGACGAAGTCCGGGGGAGGCTTCGTGCCGGACGAGGTGTACGAGCGGGCCGCCCAGCAGTTCGACGAGACGGAGCTGTCCCATCTGATCGCCGCCGTCGCGGTGATCAACGCCTGGAACCGGTTCGGCGTGACCTGCCGGATGGCGCCCGGTCACTACCAGCCGGGACAGCACCGCTAGCGGGTCAGGGCAGCCGCTCCTCCCGCACGGAGCGGTGGGGTGGCTGCCCGCCCACTGCTTCGCCGCCTCCCCGGTGATCGCCGGGCGGAGGCCGTGTGCGAAGCCGGCGGTGGCGTTCGTGGCCGCCGCGCTCAGCGGGTGTCGCCGCCGAGGAGATCGACGGCGCGCTCGCCGACCATCAGCACGCCGATCATCGGGTTCACGGCGGTCATGGTCGGGAAGACGGAGGCGTCCGCGACGCGGAGGCCCTGGAGCCCGCGGACGCGCAGCTCGGGGTCCACGACCGCGAGTTCGTCGTCGGCGGCGCCCATCCTGCAGGTGCCGGCCGGGTGGTAGACGGTGTGCGCGACCTTGCGGGCGTACTCGCTGAGCTCCTCGTCGCCGGTGACGTCCGGGCCGGGCGCCACCTCGCGCTTGAGCCAGTGTGCGAGAGGCTCGGTCCCGGCGATCTCGCGGGCGATGCGGATGCCGTCGACGAGCGTGCGGCCGTCGTAGTCGTCCTCGTCGGTGAAGTACCGGAAGTCCAGCGCCGGCTTCACCTCGGGGT from Streptomyces sp. DH-12 carries:
- a CDS encoding glycine hydroxymethyltransferase, which codes for MSAEQPLTPESTAFRSALDVIRAVEPRVADAIGQEVADQREMLKLIASENYASPATLLAMGNWFSDKYAEGTVGRRFYAGCRNVDTVESLAAEHAKELFGARHAYVQPHSGIDANLVAFWAVLADRVEAPFLEKTGVRQINDLSEADWAELRQAFGNQRMLGMSLDAGGHLTHGFRPNISGKMFDQRSYGTDPATGLIDYDALRASAREFKPLIIVAGYSAYPRLVNFRVMREIADEVGATLMVDMAHFAGLVAGKVLTGDFDPVPHAQIVTTTTHKSLRGPRGGMVLCDDSLKDQVDRGCPMVLGGPLPHVMAAKAVALAEARQPAFQDYAQRIVDNSRALAEGLMRRGATLVTGGTDNHLNLIDVATSYGLTGRQAEAALLDSGIVTNRNAIPADPNGAWYTSGIRIGTPALTTRGLGTAEMDEVAGLIDRVLTTAEPGTTKSGAPSKASHVLDEKVADEISRRATDLVAGFPLYPEVDLG
- a CDS encoding glutathionylspermidine synthase family protein, yielding MERRTTEPRPGWQRTVEEQGLIYPLTRYPDDSLRPYWDESAYYVFALDEVEALEETVEELHAMSLAAAGHIVAEGRFADLGITDPRVVDAVTEAWHRRDELPSLYGRFDLRYDGTGPAKLLEYNADTPTSLVEAASPQWFWMEERFPGADQWNSLHERLVDAWRKQSALLPPGSPLYFAHTAGDESGEDLMTVAYLKETAEQAGLETDWLAMEEIGWDRLSGRFVDNRLRFIRSIFKLYPWEWLTTDRFAGHVLDTLDNGGGTGSTLWIEPAWKMLLSNKALLAILWELDPGHPNLLPAYLDGPRELADTTGWVAKPLLGREGAGVTVHQPGTAPEPRDEPCCYQGLAPLPDFDGNRVVLGAWVVENEAAGLGIRESSGLITDAYARFLPHVIL
- a CDS encoding PLP-dependent aminotransferase family protein, which translates into the protein MAERWATFGIDLHLDPRGPGLRRGLTDALREAVRGGRLAPGARLPSSRSLAADLGVARNTVADAYADLVAEGWLTARQGSGTRVADRAAPGRPAAAPTPRRTPGRLPYSLMPGTPDLASFPRAAWLRATRRALAAAPHDAFGYGDPRGRPELREALAGYLSRVRGVRADPEHVVVCSGFAHGLRLLCEVLRARGARTLAVESYGLDAHWDLVRRAGLETVPLARDDLGTRAGDPGDADAVLLNPAHQFPLGGALRPERRAAVVEWARRTGGLILEDDYDGEFRYDRQPVGALQDLDPGRVVYLGTASKSLAPGLRLGWMVVPPWLLPDVLAHGGGRTVSVVEQLVLAEFLSSGAHDRQVRAARLRYRRRRDALVRALAERAPHVRVTGIAAGLHAVLELPPGTEQAVQRAAVWQGLAVKGLDFFRHPGVTAPAGDALVVGYATPPDHAWNGTLEALLRALP
- a CDS encoding carboxymuconolactone decarboxylase family protein, whose product is MTHTDTTGTVPYAAEEPARLEWAKHAPEVYKAMVRLDAAARQGLDPKLAELVKIRASQLNHCAFCLDMHTKDALAAGESVERIVQLAAWEESRHFYTEKELAAIELTEAVTVLAGGASQTKSGGGFVPDEVYERAAQQFDETELSHLIAAVAVINAWNRFGVTCRMAPGHYQPGQHR